A region of Clostridium acetobutylicum ATCC 824 DNA encodes the following proteins:
- a CDS encoding helix-turn-helix domain-containing protein: protein MTFDEQFKIELKRYMQDNFINPNILASKAGINKHVFTEILNNTSRKVYGDEVAGICNATGLTLKEILKLNKKDNPYVSMNKSSAVHRT from the coding sequence ATGACATTTGACGAGCAATTTAAGATAGAACTGAAAAGATATATGCAAGATAATTTTATTAACCCAAACATACTTGCAAGTAAAGCTGGAATAAATAAACATGTTTTTACTGAAATACTTAATAATACGTCTCGCAAAGTATATGGAGATGAAGTTGCTGGAATATGCAATGCTACGGGATTAACCCTTAAAGAAATACTAAAATTAAATAAGAAGGACAACCCATATGTAAGTATGAACAAAAGCAGTGCTGTTCACAGAACTTAA
- a CDS encoding glycosyltransferase, producing the protein MKLKKHKSNEKLLICCTVIFTIIYLVWRITCTLPLGGTIVSLVAAIILLVVEIMGVFEAAVHFYNMSNIEQPERPKVSEDLFPDVDVFIATYNEPRELLYKTINGCINMDYPDKKKVHIYLCDDGNRDEMKELADYMGINYITRIERKGSKAGNLNNAMAHSKSPLIATFDADMIPMHDFLMACVPYFLTEEKVGFIQTPQSFYNPDLFQYNLFSENRIPNEQDYFYRDIQVARNKTNSVIYGGTNTLISRKALNDVGGFYTDAITEDFATGIYIESKGYHCYAIDEIHASGLAPEDLKGLVKQRERWARGCIQTGKRLNILGIKGLNLKQKLNYLSSISYWFSGIKRFVYILSPILFSVFGVIVVKCNLPQVLIFWLPMYLLTNASLKRLSKNIRTNKWTSIYDTILFPSLIIPVILETIGISQNKFAVTRKGGAVSDKSYQRKKAIPHIILAVLSVIGIINCFRLIFAKNTLAYAVVLFWLVANLYNILMSVFFMLGRTPHRKSERASVSIDCSINKNGKEVKGVTKDISEGGVSVVLDEPIDLYEDNSVGIQLLTDRYSCNFEAEVVHVDKVQDKWKYAFKTTGIEENDFRQLLYIIYDRVPVLPKHISKSNSIFDDIRLNVLTRGKKVNQFNRKHPRLEIRKKLQSEECGEVEIINFNYEYALVKTDSEYNNIKHINISILPEVTIKCSLDKKMDYETNKKKKNKPVEQSIQLYRIDNYSEISEITELQTTLNKWANEYEAIKKIENKKKKKAGPSDELNEMAYL; encoded by the coding sequence ATGAAATTAAAGAAGCATAAAAGTAATGAAAAACTTTTAATTTGCTGCACGGTAATTTTTACCATAATTTACCTCGTATGGAGAATTACATGCACATTACCTTTAGGAGGTACAATAGTATCTCTTGTGGCAGCAATTATACTTTTAGTTGTTGAAATAATGGGTGTGTTTGAGGCGGCAGTTCACTTTTATAATATGTCTAATATAGAGCAACCTGAAAGACCGAAGGTTTCAGAGGATTTATTTCCAGATGTTGATGTTTTTATTGCAACTTACAATGAACCTAGAGAATTATTGTATAAGACAATAAATGGTTGCATTAACATGGATTATCCTGATAAGAAGAAAGTACATATTTATTTGTGTGATGATGGCAATAGAGACGAAATGAAAGAACTCGCTGATTATATGGGCATAAACTATATAACGAGAATTGAAAGAAAGGGTTCAAAAGCAGGAAACTTAAATAATGCCATGGCACATTCCAAATCACCACTTATAGCAACCTTTGATGCTGATATGATTCCTATGCATGATTTTTTAATGGCATGTGTTCCATATTTTCTTACAGAAGAGAAGGTTGGATTTATTCAAACCCCTCAAAGTTTTTACAATCCAGATTTGTTCCAATATAACTTGTTTTCAGAAAATAGAATACCTAATGAACAAGATTATTTTTACAGAGATATTCAAGTTGCAAGAAATAAAACAAACTCCGTAATTTATGGGGGAACAAATACTTTAATATCTAGAAAAGCACTAAATGATGTTGGTGGATTCTATACAGATGCAATAACTGAGGACTTTGCAACAGGAATATATATTGAAAGCAAAGGATACCATTGCTATGCAATAGATGAAATACATGCATCAGGTCTTGCACCAGAGGATTTAAAAGGCCTTGTAAAACAGCGTGAAAGATGGGCAAGAGGCTGTATACAGACTGGAAAGCGTTTGAATATACTTGGTATAAAAGGTCTGAACTTAAAACAAAAACTAAATTATTTGTCATCTATTTCATATTGGTTTTCTGGAATAAAGAGATTTGTTTATATTCTTTCACCAATATTATTTTCTGTATTTGGAGTAATAGTAGTAAAATGTAATCTTCCACAGGTTCTAATTTTTTGGCTTCCTATGTATTTATTGACAAATGCATCACTTAAAAGGCTATCGAAAAATATAAGAACAAATAAATGGACAAGTATATATGATACTATTTTATTTCCATCACTTATTATTCCAGTAATTTTAGAGACTATAGGTATATCACAAAATAAATTTGCTGTAACTAGAAAAGGTGGAGCTGTCAGTGATAAGTCATATCAAAGGAAGAAGGCTATTCCGCACATTATACTTGCAGTTTTATCTGTTATAGGAATAATAAATTGCTTTAGGCTAATATTTGCAAAGAATACACTAGCTTACGCAGTGGTATTATTCTGGTTAGTAGCTAATTTATATAATATATTAATGTCGGTATTCTTTATGCTAGGTAGAACACCTCACAGAAAATCAGAAAGAGCTTCTGTAAGCATAGATTGCAGTATTAATAAGAATGGAAAAGAAGTAAAAGGCGTAACAAAAGATATTTCTGAAGGTGGAGTTTCTGTTGTTTTAGATGAGCCAATAGATTTATATGAAGATAATTCAGTTGGAATACAGTTGTTAACAGATAGATACTCATGTAATTTTGAAGCGGAAGTTGTTCACGTGGACAAGGTTCAAGATAAATGGAAATATGCCTTTAAGACAACTGGAATTGAAGAAAATGATTTTAGACAACTTCTTTATATAATATATGATAGAGTACCTGTACTTCCTAAGCACATAAGCAAGAGTAACAGTATTTTTGATGATATACGATTGAATGTACTTACAAGAGGAAAAAAGGTTAATCAATTTAATAGAAAACATCCAAGACTTGAAATAAGAAAGAAGCTTCAGTCTGAAGAATGTGGAGAAGTGGAAATTATCAATTTCAATTATGAATATGCACTTGTAAAAACAGATTCTGAATACAACAATATAAAGCATATCAATATTTCTATTTTGCCAGAAGTTACAATTAAGTGTTCACTTGATAAGAAAATGGATTATGAAACAAATAAAAAGAAAAAAAATAAACCAGTTGAGCAGTCTATTCAGCTTTATAGAATTGATAATTACAGTGAAATTTCTGAAATTACAGAACTTCAAACGACATTAAATAAATGGGCAAATGAGTATGAGGCTATAAAGAAAATAGAAAATAAGAAGAAAAAGAAGGCAGGTCCTTCTGATGAGCTCAACGAAATGGCATATTTATAA
- a CDS encoding cellulase family glycosylhydrolase — translation MLDESFMNKVDEYIKYTLKDNLIVVLDFHHFEKIMENPEKYKQCFLSVWRQLSKGYENYHNKLMLQVFLKEEL, via the coding sequence ATTCTTGATGAAAGCTTTATGAATAAAGTAGATGAATATATTAAATATACTTTGAAGGATAATCTAATTGTGGTACTAGACTTTCACCATTTTGAGAAGATAATGGAGAATCCGGAAAAGTATAAACAATGTTTTTTAAGTGTATGGAGACAACTCTCAAAAGGGTATGAGAACTACCATAATAAACTTATGTTACAAGTTTTTTTAAAGGAAGAGTTGTGA
- a CDS encoding MBOAT family O-acyltransferase codes for MLFSSIVFLFYFFPAVLLLYYICSFSRRLQNVVLLFASLVFYAWGDFSFLGIMIVSIIINYILGLLVGKFREKKLLAKFFIFVTCAYNLGMLFVFKYLGFVVKNIDKVGNYKLSIPNIALPIGISYFTFKAISYVVDVYKNKVEAEKNPLNIGLYIAFFPEVISGPISRYVKVGEQIKNREHSWQKFSVGACRFITGLGKKVLISNSVSIIADKVFTMNTNGPVPVTLAWLGSIAYTIQIFFDFSGYSDMVIGLGLMFGFKIDENFNYPYISKSITEFWRRWHISLSSWFRDYIYIPLGGSRVDNKDKLIRNLFIVWVSTGVWHGAEWTFIMWGFLNFVFIALEKVFSFDDLKINPVIKHIYALFIINLGWVLFRSENLIQAGKYVACMFGLRGNAFWSNYTFMFVKENAVIFIAAVILSMPIAKKVNKLVYDKVPGYKILNGVYPIAVLGVFFVCISYLIKGTYNPFIYLKF; via the coding sequence GTGTTATTTTCAAGTATTGTTTTTTTATTTTACTTTTTCCCAGCAGTCTTGCTTTTATACTATATTTGTTCTTTTTCAAGAAGATTACAAAATGTAGTTCTACTTTTTGCAAGCTTGGTTTTTTACGCATGGGGTGATTTTAGTTTCTTAGGAATTATGATTGTATCCATAATTATAAATTATATTTTGGGTCTCCTGGTGGGCAAATTTAGAGAAAAGAAGCTTCTTGCTAAATTCTTTATTTTTGTAACCTGTGCATATAATCTTGGCATGTTATTTGTATTTAAATATTTAGGATTTGTTGTAAAGAATATAGATAAAGTAGGAAATTATAAACTCAGTATTCCTAATATAGCTCTTCCTATTGGTATATCTTACTTTACATTTAAAGCTATATCTTATGTGGTAGATGTATATAAAAATAAGGTAGAAGCAGAAAAGAATCCTTTAAATATTGGATTATATATAGCGTTTTTCCCTGAAGTTATTTCAGGACCTATTTCACGTTATGTTAAAGTTGGAGAACAAATAAAAAATAGAGAACATAGTTGGCAGAAATTTTCTGTAGGAGCTTGCAGATTTATTACCGGATTAGGTAAAAAAGTTTTAATATCAAACAGTGTGTCAATTATAGCTGATAAAGTTTTTACAATGAACACAAATGGTCCTGTACCAGTTACTTTGGCTTGGTTAGGTTCTATTGCATATACAATTCAAATATTTTTTGACTTCTCAGGTTATTCTGATATGGTTATAGGTCTTGGACTTATGTTCGGATTTAAAATCGACGAAAACTTTAATTATCCTTACATATCAAAATCGATAACAGAATTTTGGAGAAGATGGCATATATCCTTGAGTTCATGGTTTAGAGATTACATCTATATTCCATTAGGTGGTTCAAGAGTTGACAACAAGGATAAGCTAATAAGAAACTTATTCATAGTTTGGGTTAGTACAGGAGTATGGCATGGTGCTGAGTGGACTTTTATAATGTGGGGATTTTTAAATTTCGTATTCATTGCGTTAGAAAAAGTATTCTCATTTGATGACCTTAAAATAAATCCTGTTATCAAACATATATATGCTCTTTTTATAATAAACCTTGGATGGGTTCTATTTAGATCAGAGAACTTAATTCAGGCTGGTAAATATGTTGCCTGCATGTTTGGCTTAAGAGGTAATGCTTTTTGGAGTAATTACACTTTTATGTTTGTAAAGGAGAATGCAGTCATATTTATAGCGGCAGTTATACTTTCAATGCCTATTGCTAAGAAAGTTAACAAGCTTGTTTATGATAAAGTGCCGGGATATAAAATATTAAATGGAGTATATCCAATTGCTGTATTAGGAGTATTCTTTGTATGCATTTCCTATTTGATAAAGGGAACTTACAATCCATTTATATATCTTAAATTTTAA